A window of candidate division KSB1 bacterium contains these coding sequences:
- a CDS encoding nucleoside recognition domain-containing protein, with product MRDFITVAWPLLIVGSLVLNIAQWQNWDDVINQVLLPLTRLLDLPPETATTLIFGILRKELSMLMLFQALGTTDVSAVMTHTQILVFTLFVVFYIPCLATLGVMGKEVGWKHTLVAILITIVLAISIALLGRGFGLLFL from the coding sequence ATGCGCGATTTTATCACTGTGGCCTGGCCTCTGCTGATTGTCGGCAGTCTGGTGCTTAATATCGCCCAATGGCAGAACTGGGATGATGTGATCAATCAGGTGCTGCTTCCCCTGACCCGGTTACTCGACCTGCCGCCGGAAACCGCCACAACCCTGATTTTCGGAATTCTGCGTAAGGAATTGTCCATGCTCATGTTGTTCCAGGCGCTCGGCACCACCGACGTATCGGCGGTTATGACCCACACTCAAATCCTGGTCTTTACACTGTTTGTGGTCTTTTATATTCCCTGTCTGGCCACGCTTGGCGTTATGGGAAAGGAAGTCGGATGGAAACACACCTTGGTAGCTATTCTGATTACCATTGTACTGGCCATTTCGATTGCATTACTGGGACGTGGTTTCGGCCTCTTGTTTCTCTAG
- a CDS encoding ARMT1-like domain-containing protein codes for MMQHHDELKKMINTADDPFNMALRIAMAGNVIDFGAQEQLDIRETLDRVVHSDLAIDDSERLRSDLKTAETVLYVGDNCGEIVLDELFVEAIAHPNLYFAVRGAPVLNDATLDDAKMVGLNEKAQIITTGDNAPGAVWENVSEEFRSVFKKRMLSFQKARETWKD; via the coding sequence ATGATGCAGCATCACGATGAGTTGAAAAAGATGATCAATACTGCCGATGATCCGTTCAATATGGCATTACGAATAGCGATGGCAGGCAATGTCATTGATTTCGGCGCTCAGGAGCAACTGGATATTAGAGAAACCCTGGATCGGGTGGTGCATTCGGACCTGGCCATTGATGATTCGGAGCGTTTGCGCAGCGATCTAAAGACAGCAGAAACGGTGTTGTATGTCGGCGACAACTGCGGAGAGATCGTTTTAGATGAATTGTTTGTCGAAGCTATAGCGCATCCGAATTTGTATTTTGCAGTACGCGGCGCGCCTGTTTTGAATGACGCGACTCTGGATGACGCAAAGATGGTAGGATTGAATGAAAAGGCACAGATTATCACCACCGGGGACAATGCCCCCGGCGCGGTATGGGAGAATGTCTCAGAAGAGTTTAGGTCTGTTTTTAAAAAGCGGATGTTATCCTTTCAAAAGGCCAGGGAAACCTGGAAGGATTGA